The Candidatus Nitrosocosmicus franklandus genome contains a region encoding:
- a CDS encoding MarC family protein has translation MVRGILITRRFLLKVLIPDIVSVSLLDLFSFLNIFGDDLLRSIIALFVVINPIGTIPLFASITQKMQKKEHNMVLKTTVITAGTLLMIFAALGTQILSIFGITISSFMTAGGILLFVVSIELLTHGAWRFGGTVSDDSGVVPLAFPLLAGPGAITAVILSYQTAGLIVTMLSIAIVIVITYMVFYSTRTIYRILGRRGSLIVSRIFAVLIAAIAVQYIVDGLKTI, from the coding sequence TTGGTTAGAGGAATTTTAATAACAAGGAGATTTCTACTAAAGGTATTGATTCCGGATATAGTTTCTGTTAGTTTACTTGATTTATTTTCCTTTTTGAATATTTTCGGAGATGATCTTTTAAGATCAATTATTGCTCTTTTTGTTGTAATCAACCCAATCGGTACTATCCCATTATTTGCAAGCATTACTCAAAAAATGCAAAAAAAAGAACATAATATGGTACTAAAAACAACTGTTATTACTGCAGGTACTTTATTAATGATCTTTGCAGCTTTAGGAACGCAAATTCTTTCAATCTTTGGAATTACCATTTCTAGCTTTATGACTGCAGGTGGAATATTGCTTTTTGTAGTTTCAATAGAATTATTAACACATGGTGCTTGGAGATTTGGAGGCACTGTTTCTGATGACTCGGGTGTAGTTCCATTAGCATTTCCTTTATTGGCAGGCCCTGGTGCTATCACTGCTGTAATTCTTTCATACCAAACTGCGGGATTGATCGTCACAATGTTATCAATTGCGATTGTGATAGTAATTACCTATATGGTGTTCTATTCAACTAGGACCATCTATAGAATACTTGGTAGAAGGGGATCGCTAATTGTTAGTAGGATATTTGCGGTTCTGATTGCGGCCATTGCCGTACAATATATAGTAGACGGTTTAAAAACAATTTAA
- a CDS encoding universal stress protein — protein MNDSKTNILIPFDATELSVKALDKAKEIAVNQNSNIIVLYVIDDTSFYPKEIAKFISNMDNFDKLRHNYEKSIREGAEIMIKKQIDSLVKEGIMAKSIIRVGHPADEILTVSKEENVSMIVIGSSGSLRKRHDRKGIGSVSRWISEVATCPVVLVR, from the coding sequence ATGAATGACAGTAAAACTAATATTTTAATCCCTTTTGATGCGACTGAGTTATCTGTTAAAGCTTTAGATAAAGCTAAAGAGATTGCTGTAAATCAGAATTCTAACATAATTGTACTATATGTTATTGATGACACAAGTTTCTATCCTAAAGAAATTGCAAAGTTTATTTCAAATATGGATAACTTTGACAAACTGAGGCACAATTATGAAAAATCAATAAGAGAGGGAGCGGAGATCATGATTAAGAAGCAGATTGATAGTCTAGTCAAAGAGGGTATTATGGCTAAATCTATAATACGAGTAGGTCATCCAGCCGATGAGATCCTCACTGTGTCTAAGGAAGAAAATGTAAGCATGATTGTAATAGGTAGTAGTGGTTCATTGAGAAAAAGGCACGATAGAAAAGGTATTGGAAGCGTTTCTAGATGGATTTCAGAAGTCGCGACATGCCCGGTTGTTTTGGTAAGATGA
- a CDS encoding glycosyltransferase — MSYKLDDINKSTLKILMISTEFPPIPGGVGRYTKNLTDGLKKIGIKVSVLCNEKGKGDFIGIDPKNENNSKIIFEVLDEYDPDLVHIQLEHGLYGLKMNSFNPRSLSTNIDKFYKECKIPIITTFHSAYPLHQWMELSKHPNLLNKNMITVSINLINQIGDYWKRFINYRSFNLANKQKMQASQANIAFSSYLAQLISENENAIKDQKSLSNFSVIYHGAEPNMNKYVKKREARQFFSLPLNRKIALFFGFMTHTKGWDILDNLDVPDDWVVVVNQSENLFNLAKPSPINNQKSQKILSHTDNKNSQNGKIINLNRGFLTDKELSILFYSSDIIVLPYTVTSGSGVMFDALAHGLPFIATDLGFFKEFADKGLGIVVKRRPNEFAKAIKKLESEYLHYTQRIENFNKELTWENVALQHFDLYRNILDKNDRIKNTPFPFVST; from the coding sequence GTGTCCTACAAATTAGATGATATTAATAAATCTACATTAAAAATTCTTATGATTTCCACCGAGTTCCCACCTATTCCTGGAGGAGTTGGAAGATATACTAAGAACCTTACAGATGGATTAAAAAAAATTGGAATCAAGGTTTCTGTTTTATGTAATGAGAAAGGAAAAGGGGATTTTATAGGTATTGATCCTAAAAATGAAAATAATTCAAAAATAATATTCGAGGTGCTTGATGAATACGATCCCGATCTTGTACATATTCAATTAGAACATGGACTTTATGGACTAAAAATGAACTCTTTTAATCCAAGAAGTTTGAGTACCAACATAGATAAATTCTATAAAGAATGCAAGATACCCATAATAACGACATTTCATTCCGCGTATCCCCTTCATCAATGGATGGAGCTATCAAAACATCCGAATCTCCTGAATAAAAACATGATTACTGTTTCAATTAACCTCATTAATCAGATAGGTGACTATTGGAAACGGTTCATAAACTACAGATCTTTTAATTTAGCCAACAAACAAAAAATGCAAGCGAGTCAGGCCAACATAGCTTTTTCGAGTTATTTGGCCCAATTAATATCTGAAAATGAAAATGCAATAAAAGATCAGAAATCGTTGAGTAATTTTTCTGTGATATATCATGGAGCAGAACCAAATATGAACAAATATGTAAAGAAAAGGGAAGCAAGACAATTTTTTTCCTTACCATTGAATCGTAAAATAGCACTTTTCTTTGGATTCATGACTCATACTAAAGGTTGGGACATTTTAGATAATTTGGATGTTCCGGATGATTGGGTTGTAGTAGTTAATCAATCTGAGAATTTATTTAACTTAGCAAAGCCATCACCAATCAATAATCAAAAGAGTCAAAAAATACTTAGTCACACAGATAACAAAAACTCACAGAATGGTAAAATAATCAATTTGAATCGAGGATTTCTAACAGATAAGGAACTTTCAATTCTATTCTATTCATCTGATATTATTGTCCTCCCCTATACTGTAACCTCAGGTTCAGGTGTGATGTTCGATGCTCTTGCTCACGGATTACCATTTATTGCAACTGATCTAGGTTTCTTTAAGGAATTTGCAGATAAAGGATTAGGAATAGTAGTAAAAAGAAGACCCAATGAATTTGCAAAAGCAATAAAGAAATTAGAATCAGAATATTTGCATTATACTCAAAGAATCGAAAACTTCAATAAAGAATTAACATGGGAGAATGTTGCATTACAGCACTTTGACCTTTATAGGAATATTTTGGACAAAAACGATAGAATTAAGAACACCCCATTTCCATTTGTGAGTACATAA
- a CDS encoding glycoside hydrolase family 130 protein, translating into MNSNGSEILKRSSNNPILIPNKNNWWESEAVFNCAILYSGKKIHMLYRAIGEYEHYFSRIGYASSDDGYVFRRRNEVAINPIVDYEKFGIEDPRLTEIDNQVYITYVVLPDRPKKGPMVSTALATTIDYSRFDRLGIITSEGTDNKDVVLFPTKLRSKNKLSSKNMKYFCLHRPSSWVGDAYGIDKPSIWIGEGNTLTKFETHTLLMKPEQKWEELKIGAGPPPIRTKYGWLVIYHGVSANKTYSAGAALLDLEDPYKILCRSKEPILVPTEQYEKYGDVSNVVFPTGACIVDEEIFVYYGGADKVCCVATAKINELVDYLFQNN; encoded by the coding sequence TTGAATTCTAACGGATCTGAAATCTTAAAAAGATCTTCCAATAACCCTATACTTATTCCTAATAAGAATAACTGGTGGGAATCAGAAGCTGTTTTTAACTGTGCGATACTATATAGTGGAAAAAAAATTCACATGTTATATCGTGCAATAGGAGAGTATGAACACTATTTTTCAAGGATCGGTTATGCATCAAGTGATGATGGGTACGTCTTTAGAAGGCGTAATGAGGTAGCAATTAATCCCATAGTAGACTACGAAAAATTTGGTATCGAGGACCCTCGATTAACTGAAATTGATAATCAAGTTTACATCACTTATGTGGTATTACCTGATCGCCCAAAGAAGGGTCCAATGGTATCAACTGCATTAGCAACTACCATAGATTATTCAAGATTTGATAGACTAGGTATCATTACAAGTGAAGGGACGGATAACAAAGATGTAGTTTTGTTTCCAACCAAATTGAGATCTAAAAATAAGTTAAGTAGTAAGAATATGAAATATTTCTGTTTACATAGACCAAGTTCTTGGGTAGGGGATGCATACGGAATTGATAAACCCAGTATATGGATCGGAGAGGGTAATACATTAACAAAGTTTGAAACCCATACTTTGCTTATGAAACCTGAACAAAAATGGGAAGAATTAAAGATTGGTGCTGGACCTCCGCCTATTAGAACAAAATATGGATGGTTAGTAATTTATCATGGAGTTAGTGCTAACAAAACATATAGTGCTGGTGCTGCACTTCTTGATCTAGAGGATCCTTACAAAATATTATGCAGAAGCAAAGAACCCATCCTTGTACCTACAGAACAGTATGAAAAATATGGTGATGTTAGTAACGTAGTTTTTCCAACCGGTGCTTGTATTGTTGATGAAGAAATATTTGTCTATTATGGGGGTGCTGATAAGGTATGTTGTGTTGCTACAGCCAAAATAAATGAACTTGTTGATTATCTTTTTCAAAACAATTAA
- a CDS encoding MarR family transcriptional regulator: MSFNREFNENPKHFMVLDAIARGMKKVSSIANVTKLSKDEVKLIVNDLRTQKLINVNEKKGFFGNKKIELYMTDTGSRILETKKEELFNKAQRLQQIYQTGDRGQMQSMMNDNRSWMPMMLFSGIMSMVMFGSMMAFMGMAMNPAESAQTEGQVDESGATGSEDAGAASDSGGASDTGDTGGFSDMGASGGMDSGGFDSF, translated from the coding sequence ATGTCTTTTAATAGAGAATTTAATGAAAATCCAAAACATTTCATGGTTTTAGACGCTATTGCTCGAGGTATGAAAAAAGTAAGTAGCATTGCAAATGTAACCAAGTTGTCGAAAGATGAGGTAAAATTAATTGTTAATGATTTAAGAACTCAAAAGTTGATTAATGTAAATGAAAAAAAAGGTTTTTTCGGCAATAAAAAAATAGAACTGTATATGACAGATACAGGATCCAGAATTTTAGAAACTAAAAAAGAAGAATTATTCAATAAAGCTCAGCGACTTCAACAAATCTATCAAACCGGAGATAGAGGTCAGATGCAGAGCATGATGAACGATAATAGAAGTTGGATGCCCATGATGTTGTTTTCTGGGATAATGAGTATGGTAATGTTTGGATCTATGATGGCTTTTATGGGAATGGCAATGAATCCAGCTGAAAGTGCTCAAACTGAAGGACAGGTAGATGAATCAGGAGCAACAGGATCTGAAGATGCAGGAGCAGCTTCAGATTCAGGTGGTGCATCTGACACTGGCGATACAGGTGGTTTTAGTGATATGGGTGCTAGTGGTGGTATGGACAGTGGAGGTTTTGATTCCTTTTAG
- a CDS encoding VOC family protein has translation MASVNPIPQGFHSITPYIITSDASKLIDFIKLAFDAKEIDRFETENSIIHAIVQIGDSKIMISDSNENMKPMSCFLYLYVENVDETYKNALMAGATSMREPTDEFYGDRGAGVLDFAGNNWYIATHKKDVSREELKRLAEEQMNKIQNKD, from the coding sequence ATGGCAAGTGTCAATCCAATTCCGCAAGGATTTCATTCAATAACTCCATATATAATAACCTCAGACGCCTCAAAGCTAATAGACTTTATAAAACTAGCATTTGATGCAAAAGAAATTGATAGATTTGAAACAGAAAACTCAATAATACATGCTATAGTTCAAATCGGTGACTCTAAAATTATGATATCTGATTCCAATGAAAATATGAAACCAATGTCTTGTTTTTTATATTTGTATGTTGAGAACGTGGATGAGACTTACAAAAATGCACTAATGGCCGGTGCTACTTCAATGAGGGAACCCACGGATGAATTTTATGGAGATAGGGGTGCAGGAGTTTTGGATTTTGCAGGTAATAACTGGTATATTGCAACCCACAAGAAGGACGTTTCAAGAGAGGAACTAAAAAGGTTGGCAGAAGAACAAATGAACAAAATCCAAAATAAGGATTAA
- a CDS encoding response regulator, producing the protein MKCIKNGPLQSKQVIDAQFLMKKDLEQVKILIAEAESELLFLFRTYLTSLGMSIKTANSGDEALDYFNDSKRKNRPYNAIVLDTHLNNPTGLDVAKRIHSEKPDQKMLIVTTTPKEYLPAECLKTAGIEDKDILTMPFRLSKLVTALKN; encoded by the coding sequence GTGAAATGTATTAAAAATGGTCCTCTTCAAAGTAAGCAAGTAATTGATGCTCAATTTCTAATGAAAAAAGACTTGGAGCAAGTAAAGATCTTGATTGCCGAGGCTGAAAGCGAGTTGTTATTTCTATTTAGGACTTACTTGACTTCATTAGGTATGAGTATAAAAACAGCTAATAGTGGAGATGAGGCTCTAGATTACTTTAATGATAGCAAGAGGAAGAACAGACCATACAACGCTATTGTATTAGATACCCATTTGAATAACCCCACTGGTCTCGATGTTGCCAAGAGAATACACTCAGAAAAGCCAGACCAAAAGATGTTAATAGTTACAACAACTCCAAAAGAGTACTTGCCTGCAGAGTGTCTAAAAACTGCAGGAATAGAGGATAAGGATATTCTCACAATGCCCTTTAGACTATCAAAGCTTGTAACAGCACTAAAAAACTAA
- a CDS encoding radical SAM protein → MVDLVYGMGITDIVRDFPAHFSMLTKYLSIKLFKSKPFIYGSADIINICNLHCSHCYWWKTRRNEKDELSVEDWRKLIKNTFKKHHVYVVTLVGGEPLMRQEVVETFCEEMPRRICVVTNGTYPLPRFKNLYFYWVSLDGTEQIHDSIRGKGAYAKTKKNILDYIAGPSRNGKPAWKDIWITMTINSMNYKTIEGLIEEWKGTINKIGFQFHTPFDDNDPLWLPFGENRSKVVDKIIELRKRYPDFIMNTEKQLQLMKGTWGGTKTTPIDCPSWAILSLDHKGKTKHPCCIGSSDSNALKPICEKCGVGCYSILVAQGLKN, encoded by the coding sequence TTGGTAGATCTTGTATATGGAATGGGTATAACCGATATTGTCAGAGATTTTCCTGCTCATTTTAGTATGCTCACTAAATACTTATCCATTAAGCTGTTTAAGTCAAAACCTTTTATTTATGGTTCTGCAGATATTATCAACATATGTAACCTTCACTGCTCTCATTGTTATTGGTGGAAAACTAGGAGAAACGAAAAGGACGAGTTAAGTGTAGAGGATTGGAGGAAATTAATTAAAAATACGTTTAAAAAACATCATGTTTATGTAGTTACACTTGTAGGAGGAGAACCTTTGATGCGTCAGGAGGTGGTTGAAACCTTTTGCGAAGAAATGCCTAGACGTATTTGTGTGGTAACAAATGGGACCTATCCGTTACCACGATTCAAAAATCTTTATTTTTACTGGGTTTCTCTAGATGGTACTGAACAAATACACGATAGCATAAGAGGTAAAGGAGCATATGCAAAAACAAAGAAAAATATTTTAGACTATATAGCAGGTCCATCTAGAAATGGCAAACCCGCTTGGAAGGATATCTGGATAACTATGACTATAAATTCAATGAATTACAAGACTATAGAAGGTTTAATTGAAGAATGGAAAGGAACTATCAATAAAATTGGATTTCAGTTTCACACACCGTTTGATGATAATGATCCTCTTTGGCTTCCATTTGGAGAGAATAGAAGTAAGGTGGTTGACAAGATAATTGAATTAAGAAAAAGGTATCCTGATTTTATTATGAACACCGAAAAACAACTACAGTTAATGAAGGGAACATGGGGAGGTACAAAGACTACTCCGATTGACTGTCCTTCTTGGGCAATATTATCATTAGATCATAAAGGGAAAACAAAACATCCGTGTTGTATAGGAAGTTCTGATTCTAATGCACTTAAGCCAATATGTGAAAAATGTGGTGTAGGATGTTATTCCATTTTGGTAGCCCAGGGATTAAAGAACTAA